Below is a genomic region from Astatotilapia calliptera chromosome 13, fAstCal1.2, whole genome shotgun sequence.
TTGCCAGTGAAGCTGTTTGAACCTGTATGTGTGATCTGGGCCACACAAATAAAACTCTAGAGTGGAGCTGTTCTCTCTCTGAGGACACTGTTAGATCAGGAGAGGACACTTTGTGTTTAACAGCTGACTCCTCGATGAAGCCAAACCAAGCTGTTACAACAGAAACCCAAGCTtgtaaaacaaccacagcaaaCAGTCTGCACAGGACAGACCAAACTGAGCTTTATCTGATAATTATTACAACAGAATTATTGAACGTCAGCTTTAAAAGGCAAAATATTATCAACACACTACACCAGGAAATTACGGCGGTGGTTCAgcttcagctgtgtgtgtttgtgcatttacGAAGAGTCTTTCGTTttgtccacaaacacacagccgcCCAACACGGAGTCAGGATCGCCAAGGATCTCATCACAGCACCTGAAAGTGTGACACAGAGTCCACAGTCTGGGTTATTCTCCTGGTAGAGCGGATTATCGATGGGCTCGCTGTCGCTCTCACTCACCAGGTTCTTCATCCTGCAGGAGAAAGTTTTCACACGCTGTGTTTCGCCATCATTCAGGATCTCCATCTCCTTTCCTGACTGATCCCACTCTCCTTCATCCTTCTTCCAGAAGTACTCGACAGGCCCGGCTTTGTTAATGACTCCGTCACACACCAGTTTACAGCTCTCTGAGGTTGAATTACACAACAGCGGCGTCACTTTCACCTCAGGCTGAGGCACTGCTTCGATCTCCACAATCTGATATACCTGACTCTGGACTTGGTTGTTGATCTCCACTGAATACAGTCTAGTGTCCGCTGCAGTCATGTCCCTGATCTCCAACACTCCTGTGTCAGTGTTCACAGTGGTTCGGCCTTTAAACTTGCTGTAATATGTCAGAGGAATCTGGTCTTTCACCCACTCAGCCAGCAGGTTCTTGCCGTATTTCCACACAACGTTGTAGATCTGTTCAGAGACCGGCTGAGGGCTGAGCTGGAGTGTGTCACCAACTTTGAAGTACTTCACAGTCTGATCCTGAGAGAAGCTGGTTGCAGCTAAGAGCAGCACAGCCAGGAGCCAGAAACCAGCCGACGTCTCCATGTTCACAGATCAGTGAAGTGACACAAACTATTCGACGGTGTTACTCTTTTACTTTTCTCTACTCTTTGTGGTTTACTAAGTGAGTGCAGTGAGTGTCATAGCTGTGAAAAGGAAACCAGCACAGCGCATAACACACATGAGAGTATGAATGTAGCATCTGCTTTTCATGAGATATTAAACATTTCCTACTAAACATTAATCATTATGGCTAAAAAAAATAGGTATTTATTTGGTTAGCTGCAGGTTTTCCAGTGTTTTAATCTTATAATTGAACATGCATGATCAAAGTATTTTCACCTCCTGTACTCGAGTCATGATCATGTTTATTAGCTTTATAATTCAGTCTGGGCTGCAGCTCAGACTTCCTCCTTCTAAAGTCGACCACCAGCTCTTTTGTCTTGCTGGTATTGAGGTCCGAGGTGTTGTCTGCACACCAATCCAACAGCCTCTGAAGCTTTTGTgtctgatgcaaaaaaaaaaaagagtagacCACCAGGGAAACTGGCAGCATCACCGAGGATCTCGTCACAGCAACTGAAACTGAAAGTGGACACTGTGGATTATTCTCCAGGTGTCTTTCTCACATTCTCAGTTCTTCATTCTGCAGTAAGtaagaaaagacagacagagtcaGACTCCTGCAGTATCTGAAGTGCTCTCAGATGATTTTTCCTCTCAGGGTGAGTAGGCAGCATTTTTAACATGCTGTATTTTATACAAATTGAAGATCGCCACATCTCCTCCCACTCTCCATCTGGTTGAGAGAAGCTGGTTGATttgtgaaaaaattcaaacgtacagatggttagggacaaatgtaatctcatggcaggatgctgtaaacagaccaaacttcagtcaggagaacaactgagataatccctccacaatacgaggttagtcattcatatactgcaacaacatgggaatagagcagctgcgaaaAAATTCAACATTagtgaagtggaggaagcaagaagaatgagttgagcaaagtttgacttatctgactgttttgtttcgcttaattaagggcgatcgtggctcaagagttgggcgttcgccttgtaatcagaaggttgccggttcgagcatATACATACATTAAAAAATTCCCCTACTAACCCACACTTTAAGGTTTTAAAGTTGCTTGTAAGGGGAGAGCAAGAAGAAGTTTGAACCAGCCTTGAGGCCCTGCTGCAGGAACAGTGTAAAAATGCCACCACAAAGGAGCCAGCAAAGAAAGATCGTCCTCCTCTCTTCATTGTCTTCAGACTCAGATGAGGAAGCTCTGCGTAACGGGGCCCTGAGTTTGTACAGAGCAGAATCCACCATCAGCGACACAGACTGCCCGCTGCAGTGGTGGTCCAGTCGAACAGAGACCACCCACAGCTGTCTGTCCTGGCCTGTAAGTATCTGATTAGTCCTGCCACTTCTGTCCCATGTGACAGACTCTTCTCACTTACAGGTCACATAGTAACAAAAAAGAGCTGCCctgaaaatgtgaacaggctaGTTTGTCTAAGTAACTGTCTGAAAGAGATGGAGAGTAAATAAGCATGGGAGGTATTGTGAGTCCAATGGGTTTGTTATTCTTTGCACTAAAATGTTCGATGATCACACTGTTTTatatggtggccctgagaggccaaacagaCTGCAACTTGAGAAAACACCA
It encodes:
- the LOC113035016 gene encoding SLAM family member 9-like isoform X3; this translates as METSAGFWLLAVLLLAATSFSQDQTVKYFKVGDTLQLSPQPVSEQIYNVVWKYGKNLLAEWVKDQIPLTYYSKFKGRTTVNTDTGVLEIRDMTAADTRLYSVEINNQVQSQVYQIVEIEAVPQPEVKVTPLLCNSTSESCKLVCDGVINKAGPVEYFWKKDEGEWDQSGKEMEILNDGETQRVKTFSCRMKNLVSESDSEPIDNPLYQENNPDCGLCVTLSGAVMRSLAILTPCWAAVCLWTKRKTLRKCTNTHS
- the LOC113035016 gene encoding uncharacterized protein LOC113035016 isoform X2, with product METSAGFWLLAVLLLAATSFSQDQTVKYFKVGDTLQLSPQPVSEQIYNVVWKYGKNLLAEWVKDQIPLTYYSKFKGRTTVNTDTGVLEIRDMTAADTRLYSVEINNQVQSQVYQIVEIEAVPQPEVKVTPLLCNSTSESCKLVCDGVINKAGPVEYFWKKDEGEWDQSGKEMEILNDGETQRVKTFSCRMKNLVL
- the LOC113035016 gene encoding SLAM family member 9-like isoform X1; this encodes METSAGFWLLAVLLLAATSFSQDQTVKYFKVGDTLQLSPQPVSEQIYNVVWKYGKNLLAEWVKDQIPLTYYSKFKGRTTVNTDTGVLEIRDMTAADTRLYSVEINNQVQSQVYQIVEIEAVPQPEVKVTPLLCNSTSESCKLVCDGVINKAGPVEYFWKKDEGEWDQSGKEMEILNDGETQRVKTFSCRMKNLVSESDSEPIDNPLYQEKTPAVDSVSHFQGL